In Arthrobacter alpinus, a single window of DNA contains:
- a CDS encoding acyltransferase family protein: protein MPSGVTMQAGANFASTSKTTFRADIQGLRAIAVLLVVAYHSGLSWLGGGYVGVDVFFVISGFLITGHLVGALEREGSIRFGAFYAKRARRILPAALSVAVLTTLASWFWMPPLLMKEVWQGAVATALYVPNIFFAIQGTNYLGESTPSVFQHYWSLGVEEQFYVFWPLILGFAFLVLKGNRRALFCLIIALTLVSFALCLFGMEFSQSWTFFSLPTRAWELGVGGLAAFLVRSDASWLKRPTTGVLTWLGLISLLIISLTFDSSTPFPGPYAIFPVLATGLLIIGGGAASKFSSDRLLALKPFQFLGKISYSLYLVHWPLQVIPQTVTGGNDPLPLELRLTLGLVSIPLAWLLYRWIEIPAMKIGILSDCRNRRTLFCSILASVLVIAIAYGAVSNSNRLQLSVDQSAIETQVGAFPKGTPFVPSNLEPSLRFASEDNPEVYGDGCHRGFDSTDASGCQMGPNKSAPLVFLFGDSHAASWYPALERLAGEGVIRLDSNTKSSCPSVDIPILRDGSMYRECQEWRDSVVQRIVSQHPDLVVLANYGAATLVGGNTNFAQRWQDGLESIVATMSGIDVAILSDVPTQPGSPSICLSANLNSTESCDGERSAVVSENIIFAEQAAAQSTGAYYANLLPYLCNKKTCPVIIGNNLVYRDAHHLTASFSRKLAPQIWKELEKATR from the coding sequence ATGCCATCTGGCGTAACGATGCAAGCGGGCGCAAATTTTGCGTCAACGTCAAAGACGACGTTCCGTGCGGACATTCAAGGGCTACGTGCAATTGCTGTGCTTTTGGTCGTTGCCTATCATTCTGGGTTGAGTTGGCTTGGTGGTGGGTATGTCGGGGTTGACGTTTTCTTTGTTATCTCTGGATTCTTGATCACGGGTCATCTTGTTGGGGCACTAGAACGTGAAGGCTCGATACGCTTCGGGGCTTTCTACGCGAAGCGCGCCAGAAGAATCCTCCCAGCGGCACTATCAGTGGCCGTGCTCACGACACTTGCCTCTTGGTTCTGGATGCCGCCCCTCTTAATGAAGGAAGTTTGGCAAGGTGCAGTTGCGACCGCCTTATACGTGCCAAACATATTCTTTGCCATCCAAGGAACTAACTACCTGGGCGAAAGCACCCCGTCGGTATTTCAACACTATTGGTCACTTGGCGTTGAAGAACAGTTCTATGTATTCTGGCCATTAATTTTGGGTTTTGCTTTTTTGGTTCTCAAAGGCAATCGACGAGCTCTTTTCTGTCTCATCATCGCTCTGACACTCGTATCATTTGCATTGTGTCTTTTCGGCATGGAATTCTCTCAGTCATGGACTTTTTTCTCATTGCCAACACGAGCCTGGGAACTTGGGGTTGGCGGCCTAGCTGCATTCTTAGTCCGCTCGGATGCCTCTTGGCTAAAACGTCCCACGACCGGAGTACTCACCTGGCTAGGTCTCATTTCGCTCCTAATTATCTCGCTTACATTTGACTCGTCAACACCATTCCCCGGGCCGTATGCGATTTTCCCCGTCCTAGCCACCGGACTGCTGATCATTGGAGGAGGCGCCGCAAGTAAGTTCTCAAGCGACCGCTTACTCGCACTAAAGCCGTTTCAGTTCTTAGGCAAAATTTCCTATTCGCTGTACCTCGTGCACTGGCCCCTGCAGGTAATACCTCAGACGGTGACTGGAGGGAACGACCCTCTACCGCTTGAACTGCGACTCACGCTCGGACTCGTATCCATTCCCCTTGCATGGCTCCTGTATCGCTGGATAGAAATACCAGCCATGAAAATTGGCATCCTTTCAGATTGCCGGAATCGCCGAACATTATTTTGCTCAATATTGGCTTCGGTATTGGTTATTGCAATTGCCTATGGCGCAGTTTCTAATTCGAATCGACTTCAACTTTCAGTCGACCAATCGGCTATCGAAACTCAAGTTGGTGCATTTCCAAAAGGTACTCCTTTCGTGCCCTCGAATCTCGAGCCTTCCCTTCGATTCGCATCCGAAGATAATCCAGAAGTGTACGGCGATGGCTGCCACCGAGGATTTGACAGCACCGATGCATCTGGGTGCCAGATGGGGCCCAACAAGTCCGCACCTCTGGTGTTTCTATTCGGGGATTCTCATGCAGCCAGCTGGTACCCTGCTCTTGAGCGGCTGGCCGGCGAGGGTGTGATCCGTTTGGACAGCAATACGAAGAGTTCCTGCCCCTCGGTTGACATACCCATATTGCGAGACGGATCTATGTATCGGGAGTGCCAAGAGTGGCGCGATTCTGTAGTACAGCGGATTGTTTCTCAGCATCCAGACCTCGTCGTGCTCGCTAATTACGGGGCGGCCACGCTGGTGGGTGGGAACACTAATTTCGCTCAACGCTGGCAAGATGGATTGGAGTCAATAGTCGCAACAATGAGCGGTATCGACGTGGCAATCCTATCCGATGTACCCACTCAACCTGGTTCGCCGTCGATCTGCCTATCGGCTAATTTGAATTCCACAGAGTCGTGTGACGGCGAGCGTAGCGCGGTCGTATCTGAAAATATCATTTTCGCAGAGCAAGCCGCCGCGCAGTCAACTGGTGCCTACTATGCAAATTTGTTGCCGTACCTTTGCAACAAAAAAACATGTCCAGTGATTATTGGAAACAATCTTGTTTACCGCGACGCTCATCACCTGACAGCGTCGTTTAGTCGGAAATTGGCTCCGCAAATTTGGAAAGAGCTTGAGAAAGCTACTCGCTAG